A single genomic interval of Anopheles marshallii chromosome 2, idAnoMarsDA_429_01, whole genome shotgun sequence harbors:
- the LOC128707376 gene encoding TBC1 domain family member 16: MPIVNILKRASSYILGSDDDAEDGASELVYEDNEILFCKNNICVHPPAVVRQESDILHYPGYLTVTTKTFIDQYNNAKRPTLFLTWIPNSTLRKCPSTVENVVLGRNANGGVGLSESKLKLHLQHLAPKDNAGPGQNQQTKGITAQQQEKGTVGENPFTTTIKIANTNPFLEPYNETIAQSATSDSKSMNCSDYSETISISSNSDKASLCNSNDYDGRDEEVVAEPEEDGEDDVDEGCIISSETHHSTGGPDELEGDDAELKTELQPLLDDGSNKLLSTVGSKLHHHHKLPSQSSVTSVNITIASPHIQNVDISPPEATLPATERFLRSLSITSSDENNPNWMSPELLAYKHNLAFPESASASPIVSRKAPLKCRRFSVDLSQMRALRLFFNDEQCTSGQLVIASRESQYKILHFHHGGLDHLAQVLHQWHCLLHNIKLAPGQDEPAVNLPYRQFMVCRPEVRLAELHPEEGKVSKITTDYFYGTLLNERGQIEDDLQLRKCVFFGGLDRSLRKTVWPFLLHCYSTGSTFEDRAALAEIRRQEYEEITRRRLYSMSPEAQAQFWRTVQCVIEKDVVRTDRGNPFFAGDDNPNIDTMKNILLNYAFYNPGMSYTQGMSDLLAPVLCEIKSESETFWCFVGLMQRAIFVCTPTDNDIDRNLCYLRELIRLMVPTFYKHLQKHADAMELLFCHRWILLCFKREFTEAVAIRMWEACWSNYLTDYFHLFLCLAIIAVYADDVIAQDLRTDEMLLHFSSLAMYMDGQLILRKARGLLHQFRQYPKIPCTLSGLCKRCGPGMWDSGHHPSIECIGHLDHETCALAMD, encoded by the exons ATGCCCATCGTGAACATATTGAAGCGAGCGTCCAGCTACATTCTTGGCAGCGACGATGACGCAGAAGATGGTGCCAGCGAGCTGGTGTACGAGGATAATGAAATATTGTTCTGCAAGAACAACATCTGCGTACATCCGCCCGCCGTTGTACGGCAGGAGTCGGATATACTGCACTATCCGGGCTACCTAACCGTCACCACGAAGACGTTCATCGACCAGTACAACAATGCCAAGCGTCCAACGCTGTTCCTCACCTGGATCCCAAACTCGACGCTCCGCAAGTGTCCGTCGACGGTCGAAAACGTTGTGCTCGGTCGCAATGCGAACGGTGGTGTCGGGTTGAGTGAAAGCAAGCTGAAACTACACCTGCAGCATCTTGCCCCGAAAGATAATGCCGGCCCGGGTCAGAACCAGCAGACCAAGGGGATCACAGCACAGCAGCAAGAGAAGGGTACCGTTGGGGAGAATCCGTTTACAACGACAATTAAGATTGCCAACACGAATCCGTTCCTCGAACCGTACAACGAAACAATCGCCCAGTCGGCGACGAGCGACAGCAAGTCGATGAACTGCTCCGACTATTCGGAAACGATCAGCATCAGTTCGAACTCGGACAAGGCGAGTCTGTGCAACAGCAATGATTACGATGGAAGAGATGAAGAAGTGGTCGCGGAACCGGAAGAGGATGGTGAGGATGATGTGGACGAAGGGTGCATCATTAGCTCGGAAACACATCACTCCACCGGTGGACCGGACGAACTGGAGGGTGATGACGCGGAGTTGAAGACGGAGTTGCAGCCCTTGCTCGATGACGGCAGCAACAAGCTGTTGTCGACGGTCGGCTCGAAGCTGCACCACCATCATAAGTTACCGTCGCAATCGTCCGTCACCTCGGTGAACATTACGATCGCGAGTCCGCACATACAGAATGTGGACATTTCGCCACCGGAAGCGACACTTCCGGCGACCGAACGCTTCCTACGGTCGCTCTCGATCACGTCCAGCGATGAGAACAACCCGAACTGGATGTCGCCGGAGCTGCTGGCGTACAAGCACAATCTCGCCTTTCCGGAAAGTGCATCCGCGTCACCGATCGTTAGCCGGAAGGCGCCACTGAAATGTCGCCGGTTTTCGGTCGACCTCAGCCAAATGCGTGCGCTGCGGCTTTTCTTCAACGACGAACAGTGCACCTCCGGTCAGTTGGTTATTGCGTCGCGCGAATCGCAGTACAAGATACTCCACTTCCACCACGGTGGGCTGGACCATCTGGCACAGGTGTTGCACCAGTGGCACTGTCTGCTGCACAACATCAAGCTCGCGCCGGGTCAGGACGAACCGGCAGTCAACTTACCGTACCGGCAGTTTATGGTATGCCGGCCGGAGGTACGGCTGGCCGAGCTACATCCCGAGGAGGGCAAAGTGTCGAAGATCACGACCGATTACTTCTACGGCACGTTGCTGAACGAGCGCGGCCAAATCGAGGACGATCTGCAGCTGCgcaagtgtgtgtttttcggcGGGCTGGATCGGAGCCTGCGCAAGACCGTTTGGCCATTTCTGCTGCACTGCTACAGCACCGGATCGACGTTCGAGGATCGGGCCGCGTTGGCCGAGATACGGCGCCAGGAGTACGAGGAGATAACGCGGCGCCGGCTGTACTCGATGTCGCCGGAAGCGCAGGCCCAGTTCTGGCGCACGGTGCAGTGCGTGATTGAGAAGGACGTCGTGCGGACGGACCGTGGCAATCCGTTCTTTGCCGGCGATGATAACCCGAACATCGACACGATGAAAAACATTCTGCTAAACTACGCGTTCTACAATCCCGGCATGTC GTACACACAAGGAATGAGTGACCTACTGGCACCGGTGCTGTGTGAGATAAAAAGTGAATCCGAAACATTCTGGTGCTTCGTGGGGTTAATGCAGCGGGCCATCTTTGTCTGTACGCCAACCGACAACGATATCGATCGTAATTTG TGTTATCTAAGGGAATTGATTCGGCTTATGGTTCCTACCTTCTACAAGCACCTGCAAAAGCACGCCGATGCGATGGAATTGCTGTTTTGTCATCGTTGGATTTTGCT GTGCTTCAAGCGCGAATTCACCGAAGCCGTTGCCATACGCATGTGGGAAGCCTGCTGGTCCAACTATCTGACCGACTATTTTCATCTGTTCCTCTGCCTGGCGATTATTGCGGTGTACGCGGATGATGTGATTGCTCAAGATTTGCGCACGGACGAAATGCTGCTTCATTTTAGCTCGCTGG CGATGTACATGGATGGACAGTTGATACTGCGGAAGGCGCGTGGATTGCTACATCAGTTCCGGCAGTACCCGAAGATTCCCTGCACACTGTCCGGGCTGTGTAAACGCTGCGGTCCCGGTATGTGGGACTCTGGACATCATCCGTCAATCGAGTGCATTGGTCATCTGGATCACGAAACCTGCGCGTTGGCTAtggattaa